The Geobacillus stearothermophilus ATCC 12980 genome contains a region encoding:
- the recU gene encoding Holliday junction resolvase RecU translates to MALKYPGGKEYRGNGPSAVRPPAAAGYANRGMTLEDDLNATNEYYREHGIAVIHKKPTPVQIVRVDYPKRSAAVIKEAYFRQASTTDYNGIYRGKYIDFEAKETRNKTSFPLKNFHAHQIRHMAQVMAHGGICFAILRFSLLNETYLLDASHLIARWNEQEAGGRKSIPKREIEQYGHYIPLGYQPRIDYISVIENVYFTA, encoded by the coding sequence ATGGCACTCAAATATCCAGGAGGAAAAGAATACCGCGGAAACGGACCGAGCGCGGTGCGACCGCCGGCGGCAGCCGGCTATGCCAACCGCGGCATGACGCTCGAAGACGACTTAAACGCGACGAATGAATATTATCGGGAGCACGGCATCGCTGTCATCCATAAAAAGCCGACTCCGGTGCAAATCGTCCGCGTCGATTATCCGAAACGGAGCGCCGCCGTCATCAAAGAGGCCTATTTCCGGCAGGCGTCGACGACCGACTACAACGGCATCTATCGCGGCAAATACATCGACTTTGAGGCAAAGGAGACGAGAAACAAAACGTCGTTTCCGCTGAAAAATTTCCATGCTCACCAAATCCGCCATATGGCGCAAGTCATGGCCCACGGCGGCATTTGCTTTGCGATTTTGCGTTTTTCCCTGCTCAATGAAACGTATTTGCTTGACGCCTCCCACTTAATTGCCCGCTGGAATGAGCAAGAAGCCGGGGGAAGAAAGTCGATCCCAAAACGGGAGATCGAACAATACGGGCATTATATCCCGCTTGGCTACCAGCCGAGAATTGATTATATTAGTGTAATAGAAAACGTGTACTTCACCGCTTAA